A single window of Colletes latitarsis isolate SP2378_abdomen chromosome 11, iyColLati1, whole genome shotgun sequence DNA harbors:
- the LOC143348404 gene encoding receptor-type tyrosine-protein kinase FLT3 isoform X1 has protein sequence MLTRIQVSLIYGIFISLYLCSKYHVESVVRYVGAVQNLSVEALQDNRYIESNNTYKFLQLNISWLPPNSNRQPASYSIIVTGVSTGEKTDIPECPEGSIFYTSNNHKQHNVLLPENSIPIDMPDLYIRPNCSYKVQVIANPRKSMVNPSEVLYTVPECIGYKCSCSNVKSKLPIPKVNITLQKDQVIVNWNTTTDTSNVHSYIISIGVPILTSKNGLPVYNVTKLGQVPAEKTMFLWDMKSKNQYTEIRNGYKIAVTAVNNRDCIGIEGTFIIHSILWETSKTVNYNLWFILIGIVGGCIFLGILSLLFYINYSSILHYNNNSRVSRVSKAQWAETILQEHNILYIQPKSEEDYKEKTDKLQVSFKNIKLIQELGTGHFGKVYLGHLSGINSTLVAVKMSQHVDISTELEIRQQFMEEIKMMRMAGNHPHLVGLIGYCIQPKKPIYILLEYMQGGDLLTYLHVKKKTQASKIIQHYENTSVLGNRQYAHKYMQLGPKYVNILKEEETEDKEKNCIDRIDRIQFLKFATEIAMGMGHLEAKGITHRDLAARNILLDANLTIKISDFGLSRNGIYVIKNSERKGHRLPIRWMSPEAIRDLSFSSKSDVWSFGVVLWEIGTLGSFPYSSVHDDRLLRYIVCENGRLEQPNDISSDIYKIMCSCWATEADDRPNFLQLLSELQILIDPPNSLRSTFNPCYAQSF, from the exons ATGTTAACGAGAATTCAAGTATCACTGATTTATGGTATATTCATTTCACTTTACTTATGCAGTAAATATCATGTAGAAAGTGTAGTTAGGTATGTTGGTGCTGTTCAAAACTTAAGTGTAGAAGCTTTACAAGATAACAGATACATAGAAAGTAATAATACATAtaaattcttgcaacttaatataTCTTGGTTGcctccaaacagtaacagacaacctGCCTCCTACAG CATTATAGTCACAGGTGTATCAACAGGAGAGAAAACAGATATCCCAGAATGTCCAGAAGGATCAATTTTTTATACATCAAACAACCACAAGCAACATAATGTCTTGCTACCAGAAAACAGTATACCGATTGATATGCCTGATTTGTATATCCGGCCCAACTGTTCTTACAAAGTTCAAGTTATTGCAAATCCAAGAAAATCTATGGTAAATCCATCTGAA GTCCTCTATACAGTTCCAGAATGCATAGGTTACAAATGTAGTTGTTCTAATGTTAAGTCAAAGCTACCAATACCAAAAGTGAATATTACTCTACAAAAGGATCAAGTAATTGTAAATTGGAATACAACTACCGACACTTCTAATGTTCATTCTTATATAATTAG CATTGGTGTGCCAATCTTAACATCCAAAAATGGGCTACCAGTATATAATGTTACAAAACTAGGACAAGTGCCAGCAGAAAAGACCATGTTTTTGTGGGACATGAAATCCAAGAATCAATATACAGAAATAAGAAATGGTTACAAAATAGCAGTTACTGCTGTAAATAATCGCGATTGCATTGGAATAGAAGGAACATTTATTATACACTCTATATTATGGGAGAcctctaaaactgtcaattacaatctA TGGTTCATACTTATTGGAATAGTAGGTGGTTGCATCTTTCTTGGAATTCTAAGTCTTTTGTTTTATATTAACTATTCCAGTATATtacattataataataattctcg AGTCAGCAGAGTCAGCAAAGCTCAGTGGGCAGAAACAATTCTCCAAGAGCATAACATTTTATACATTCAACCTAAATCTGAG GAAGACTATAAAGAAAAAACAGATAAACTACAAGtgtcatttaaaaatataaaattgataCAAGAATTAGGTACTGGACACTTTGGTAAGGTGTATCTAGGACATTTAAGTGGCATAAACTCTACTCTGGTTGCTGTAAAAATGTCCCAACATGTTGATATATCTACTGAATTGGAGATACGTCAACAATTTATGGAAGAGATTAAGATGATGAGGATGGCAGGGAATCATCCTCATTTAGTGGGCCTCATAGGCTATTGTATTCAACCAAAGAAACCAATATATATTCTGCTCGAATACATGCAAGGTGGAGATCTATTAACTTATTTACATGTTAAAAAGAAAACTCAAGCAAGCAAAATTATTCAACATTATGAAAATACAAGTGTTTTAGGAA ACAGACAATATGCTCACAAATACATGCAACTTGGACCCAAATATGTGAATATTCTTAAGGAAGAGGAAACAGAAGATAAAGAAAAGAACTGTATCGATAGAATTGACAGaattcaatttttgaaatttgctACAGAGATTGCCATGGGCATGGGACATCTAGAGGCCAAAGGAATTACCCACAGAGATTTAGCAGCAAGAAACATTCTCCTTGATGCAAATTTAACTATTaag ATTTCTGATTTTGGGCTTTCGCGCAATGGTATATATGTGATCAAAAATAGTGAAAGGAAGGGACATCGTCTTCCAATACGATGGATGTCACCAGAGGCTATTCGCGACCTTTCATTTTCCTCAAAAAGTGATGTATGGTCCTTTGGGGTAGTACTTTGGGAAATCGGCACATTGGGCTCTTTTCCTTATTCAAGCGTGCACGACGATCGTTTGTTACGTTACATCGTGTGTGAGAATGGTCGTTTGGAACAACCAAACGATATATCCTCTGACATTTACAAAATAATGTGTTCTTGTTGGGCTACAGAGGCCGACGACAGACCGAATTTTTTGCAGCTTCTTtcggaattacaaattttaattgaccctCCGAATTCTCTTCGTTCGACATTTAACCCTTGTTATGCGCAGTCATTTTGA
- the Cct5 gene encoding chaperonin containing TCP1 subunit 5: protein MNLIPGSVTFDEYGRPFLIFRDQEKQKRLTGIDAIKSHILAARNVANILKTSLGPKGLDKLMVSSDGDVTVTNDGATILKNMDVDHEIAKLMVQLSQSQDDEIGDGTTGVVVLAGALLEQAEQLLDKGIHPIRIADGFEMAAKCAVKHLKSIVEDFEGSPENLEPYIKIAMTSLGSKIINKCHRQMAEIAVKAVFAVMDPLVRDVNFELIKVEGKVGGRLEDTVLVYGVVIDKDFSHPQMPKKLENVKLAILTCPFEPPKPKTKHKLDITSVEDYRALREYEREKFTEMVKKVKEAGTTLAICQWGFDDEANHLLLQNELPAVRWVGGPEIELIAIATGGRIVPRFEELTPKKLGHAGVVRELTFGTTKDRMLVIEQCKNSRAITIFIRGGNKMIIEEAKRAIHDALCTVRNVIKNKKIVYGGGAAEISCALACANQANRISTLEQYAFRAFAEALEAVPMALAENAGLSPVDTIAEIKARQIIENNPALGIDCLQAGTADMKEQHVIETLTSKSQQILLATQLVKMILKIDDIRSVSDASDAA, encoded by the exons ATGAATTTGATACCAGGATCTGTGACCTTTGACGAATACGGCAGGCCGTTTCTTATCTTTCGTGACCAAGAAAAACAAAAACGGCTAACCGGCATTGATGCAATTAAG tcgCATATTTTAGCGGCTCGCAATGTGGCCAATATTCTTAAAACTTCTTTGGGACCAAAAGGTCTTGATAAGTTAATGGTAAGCTCCGATGGAGATGTAACTGTAACCAATGATGGAGCAACTATTTTGAAGAACATGGACGTGGACCATGAAATTGCAAAATTAATGGTTCAATTATCTCAATCCCAAGATGATGAAATTGGAGATGGTACTACTGGAGTAGTTGTGTTAGCTGGTGCACTTTTGGAACAAGCTGAACAATTGTTAGATAAGGGGATTCATCCAATTAGAATTGCCGATGGTTTTGAAATGGCAGCAAAATGTGCAGTTAAACATCTCAAAAGCATTGTAGAAGACTTTGAAGGAAGTCCAGAGAATCTTGAACCGTACATAAAAATAGCTATGACCAGCCTTGGTTCAAAgat CATCAACAAGTGTCATAGGCAAATGGCGGAAATAGCTGTAAAAGCTGTATTTGCAGTTATGGATCCTCTCGTACGCGATGTAAATTTTGAACTTATAAAAGTAGAAGGAAAGGTCGGCGGCAGACTAGAAGATACTGTCCTAGTTTATGGTGTTGTTATTGATAAAGACTTCAGTCACCCTCAAATGCCTAAG AAATTGGAAAATGTGAAATTGGCCATTTTGACCTGTCCGTTCGAGCCGCCAAAACCAAAAACGAAGCATAAGTTAGATATTACATCGGTTGAAGACTATAGAGCTTTACGTGAATATGAACGGGAGAAATTCACAGAGATGGTGAAAAAGGTTAAGGAGGCAGGTACAACACTTGCTATTTGCCAGTGGGGTTTCGACGACGAAGCCAATCATCTCCTCCTACAGAATGAATTGCCAGCAGTTAGATGGGTTGGTGGTCCAGAAATCGAA CTAATTGCTATTGCAACGGGTGGTCGTATCGTTCCACGTTTCGAGGAATTGACACCAAAGAAACTTGGTCACGCAGGCGTCGTCAGAGAGCTGACATTTGGTACTACTAAGGACCGAATGCTCGTCATCGAACAATGCAAGAATTCTCGAGCGATTACAATCTTCATTCGTGGTGGAAATAAAATG ATCATCGAAGAAGCAAAGCGGGCTATTCATGATGCGCTTTGTACGGTTCGCAATGTGATCAAGAATAAGAAAATTGTATATGGCGGTGGCGCTGCCGAGATTTCCTGTGCTCTTGCTTGTGCAAATCAGGCCAACAGGATCAGCACTTTGGAACAGTATGCCTTCCGTGCGTTCGCGGAAGCTTTAGAAGCTGTACCGATGGCACTTGCCGAAAATGCTGGTCTTTCTCCTGTCGATACCATAGCTGAAATTAAAGCCCGTCAAATAATTGAGAATAACCCCGCTCTCGGTATTGATTGCTTGCAAGCAGGCACTGCCG ATATGAAAGAGCAACACGTTATCGAGACATTGACGAGTAAATCTCAACAAATCTTGTTGGCCACGCAATTGGTGAAAATGATACTTAAAATTGACGATATACGTTCAGTGAGCGATGCCAGCGATGCAGCGTAA
- the LOC143348404 gene encoding mast/stem cell growth factor receptor Kit isoform X2 — MLTRIQVSLIYGIFISLYLCSKYHVESVVRYVGAVQNLSVEALQDNRYIESNNTYKFLQLNISWLPPNSNRQPASYSIIVTGVSTGEKTDIPECPEGSIFYTSNNHKQHNVLLPENSIPIDMPDLYIRPNCSYKVQVIANPRKSMVNPSEVLYTVPECIGYKCSCSNVKSKLPIPKVNITLQKDQVIVNWNTTTDTSNVHSYIISIGVPILTSKNGLPVYNVTKLGQVPAEKTMFLWDMKSKNQYTEIRNGYKIAVTAVNNRDCIGIEGTFIIHSILWETSKTVNYNLWFILIGIVGGCIFLGILSLLFYINYSSILHYNNNSRVSRVSKAQWAETILQEHNILYIQPKSEEDYKEKTDKLQVSFKNIKLIQELGTGHFGKVYLGHLSGINSTLVAVKMSQHVDISTELEIRQQFMEEIKMMRMAGNHPHLVGLIGYCIQPKKPIYILLEYMQGGDLLTYLHVKKKTQASKIIQHYENTSVLGNRQYAHKYMQLGPKYVNILKEEETEDKEKNCIDRIDRIQFLKFATEIAMGMGHLEAKGITHRDLAARNILLDANLTIK, encoded by the exons ATGTTAACGAGAATTCAAGTATCACTGATTTATGGTATATTCATTTCACTTTACTTATGCAGTAAATATCATGTAGAAAGTGTAGTTAGGTATGTTGGTGCTGTTCAAAACTTAAGTGTAGAAGCTTTACAAGATAACAGATACATAGAAAGTAATAATACATAtaaattcttgcaacttaatataTCTTGGTTGcctccaaacagtaacagacaacctGCCTCCTACAG CATTATAGTCACAGGTGTATCAACAGGAGAGAAAACAGATATCCCAGAATGTCCAGAAGGATCAATTTTTTATACATCAAACAACCACAAGCAACATAATGTCTTGCTACCAGAAAACAGTATACCGATTGATATGCCTGATTTGTATATCCGGCCCAACTGTTCTTACAAAGTTCAAGTTATTGCAAATCCAAGAAAATCTATGGTAAATCCATCTGAA GTCCTCTATACAGTTCCAGAATGCATAGGTTACAAATGTAGTTGTTCTAATGTTAAGTCAAAGCTACCAATACCAAAAGTGAATATTACTCTACAAAAGGATCAAGTAATTGTAAATTGGAATACAACTACCGACACTTCTAATGTTCATTCTTATATAATTAG CATTGGTGTGCCAATCTTAACATCCAAAAATGGGCTACCAGTATATAATGTTACAAAACTAGGACAAGTGCCAGCAGAAAAGACCATGTTTTTGTGGGACATGAAATCCAAGAATCAATATACAGAAATAAGAAATGGTTACAAAATAGCAGTTACTGCTGTAAATAATCGCGATTGCATTGGAATAGAAGGAACATTTATTATACACTCTATATTATGGGAGAcctctaaaactgtcaattacaatctA TGGTTCATACTTATTGGAATAGTAGGTGGTTGCATCTTTCTTGGAATTCTAAGTCTTTTGTTTTATATTAACTATTCCAGTATATtacattataataataattctcg AGTCAGCAGAGTCAGCAAAGCTCAGTGGGCAGAAACAATTCTCCAAGAGCATAACATTTTATACATTCAACCTAAATCTGAG GAAGACTATAAAGAAAAAACAGATAAACTACAAGtgtcatttaaaaatataaaattgataCAAGAATTAGGTACTGGACACTTTGGTAAGGTGTATCTAGGACATTTAAGTGGCATAAACTCTACTCTGGTTGCTGTAAAAATGTCCCAACATGTTGATATATCTACTGAATTGGAGATACGTCAACAATTTATGGAAGAGATTAAGATGATGAGGATGGCAGGGAATCATCCTCATTTAGTGGGCCTCATAGGCTATTGTATTCAACCAAAGAAACCAATATATATTCTGCTCGAATACATGCAAGGTGGAGATCTATTAACTTATTTACATGTTAAAAAGAAAACTCAAGCAAGCAAAATTATTCAACATTATGAAAATACAAGTGTTTTAGGAA ACAGACAATATGCTCACAAATACATGCAACTTGGACCCAAATATGTGAATATTCTTAAGGAAGAGGAAACAGAAGATAAAGAAAAGAACTGTATCGATAGAATTGACAGaattcaatttttgaaatttgctACAGAGATTGCCATGGGCATGGGACATCTAGAGGCCAAAGGAATTACCCACAGAGATTTAGCAGCAAGAAACATTCTCCTTGATGCAAATTTAACTATTaag TGA
- the Nc2beta gene encoding negative cofactor 2beta, with protein MASAAISPTEDDELTLPRASINKMIKEILPHVRVANESRELILNCCTEFIHLLSSEANDICNQQQKKTINAEHVLQALEKLGFGDYSAEAEAVLRDCKAVAAKRRRQSTRLENLGIPEEELLRQQQELFAKAREEQAVAEQQQWQQLQAVAQMASMQQADSEQEDYS; from the coding sequence ATGGCCTCGGCTGCTATATCACCGACCGAAGACGATGAGTTAACCCTACCGCGTGCATCGATCAATAAAATGATTAAGGAGATCTTGCCACACGTTCGTGTGGCAAATGAATCTCGAGAGTTGATATTAAACTGTTGCACGGAATTTATTCATTTACTTTCTTCCGAAGCAAATGACATTTGTAATCAGCAACAAAAGAAAACAATAAATGCTGAACACGTCCTTCAAGCCCTCGAAAAGCTCGGATTTGGGGATTACAGCGCGGAGGCAGAAGCAGTTTTACGAGATTGCAAGGCTGTTGCGGCTAAACGAAGACGTCAAAGTACAAGATTAGAAAACTTGGGTATTCCAGAGGAGGAACTTTTAAGACAACAACAAGAATTATTTGCAAAAGCAAGGGAAGAACAGGCAGTGGCCGAACAACAACAGTGGCAACAATTACAAGCAGTCGCACAAATGGCTTCGATGCAACAGGCTGACAGTGAGCAAGAAGATTATTCGTAA
- the LOC143348408 gene encoding nonsense-mediated mRNA decay factor SMG9 has product MNVQKMIPITPKDSEVRDTDGRGTIKVIDRPTFILKTREGESRAVSPSQRNGSNKKEADSLSNVPSKIPDSTRTILSTCLEMTSSVKFMDENMQLCENPLEFLYDQQDFLVVGCLGAQGVGKSTIMSLLTSNYASNIFPTQDMSHHESGANCTCGIDFFVTKNRVIYLDTQPILSGSTIDYSTPYDQKKPTTDFANMETNLELQSLQFAAFMFSVCHVIIFVQDWFVDLNLVRFLQTAEMLKPSSTSNMDQDYVEYYPHIVFLHNKAELQDFTPNTVEKIKEFYSKVFSNSRLQTHSGLDMSNHSMDAGLNLFFIPQIVSEEPTMRQSEKTLIEKLRTKIHGVNRNQMTPSTLTEKNWYHYVSRVMEAIKKSHLSSEYGRLMP; this is encoded by the exons ATGAATGTACAAAAAATGATACCGATTACGCCCAAAGATTCCGAAGTAAGGGACACCGATGGCAGGGGCACGATCAAAGTTATAGATCGTCCGACGTTTATATTGAAAACGAGGGAAGGTGAAAGCAGGGCTGTCTCGCCAAGCCAACGTAATGGCAGTAACAA GAAGGAGGCTGATTCGTTGTCCAACGTTCCATCAAAGATTCCAGACT CTACTCGTACCATATTATCAACATGCCTTGAAATGACTAGTAGTGTCAAATTTATGGATGAGAATATGCAACTTTGTGAAAACCCTCTTGAATTTCTATACGACCAACAAGATTTCTTAGTAGTAGGATGTTTAGGAGCTCAAGGTGTTGGAAAATCAACCATCATGTCTCTTTTAACATCAAATTATGC ATCCAATATATTTCCAACTCAAGATATGTCGCATCATGAAAGTGGTGCAAATTGCACGTGCGGTATAGATTTTTTTGTAACAAAAAATCGAGTAATATATTTAGATACCCAACCTATACTTTCTGGATCAACCATAGACTATTCTACTCCTTATGATCAAAAGAAACCTACAACAGACTTTGCAAATATGGAAACAAACTTGGAATTGCAGTCCTTACAATTTGCAGCATTTATGTTTTCAGTGTGTCATGTCATTATATTTGTGCAAGACTGGTTTGTCGATTTAAATTTAGTTAG GTTCTTACAAACTGCAGAAATGTTGAAACCATCCTCTACAAGTAATATGGACCAAGACTATGTTGAATACTATCCGCACATTGTATTTTTACATAATAAAGCAGAACTGCAAGATTTCACTCCAAATACTGTCGAAAAAATTAAG GAATTTTATAGCAAAGTATTTTCCAACTCTAGATTACAGACTCACAGTGGTTTAGACATGAGTAATCATTCGATGGATGCtggattaaatttattttttataccgCAGATCGTAAGCGAAG AACCTACAATGCGTCAAAGTGAGAAAACTCTGATAGAGAAACTGAGAACAAAGATACATGGAGTCAATAGGAATCAAATGACTCCAAGTACTTTAACAGAAAAAAATTG GTATCACTATGTTTCAAGAGTAATGGAGGCAATTAAAAAAAGTCATCTCTCTTCAGAGTATGGACGATTAATGCCATAA